The stretch of DNA tacccgtacccatatccgtcgggtatccgttatgcaggtacccgtctattttttcatatccgcggatatccacgggtacccgcggatatttacaaaattatttaaaaaataaatatttaatcataaattcaaataaaataaaataaaatacatcattgtcataaattttaaataaatttcaaactaactcaagttcatacaagtccaaataattataaaaataaatataaaatgacgttcaacacaatgaaaattctttaactttaattagtgttttgatcgaCAAGCCTACTTTCTTCGactgattcctgaaaaataatcaaataataaacctcaactgtcacgtgccaaatattcttattttgattccatcatttgataacaagcataccataaatgccactgtctatatagggtttgatgtatatgtccaatttcaaataagggaaagagaagaatgtcaaatGTAAAGGaatgtacttggaagaagataacgtactaatactaataatgaagacagaagacaagatgtacaacttataaaaaattaggacaaaatgttttttactaatatatatatatatatatatatatatatatatatatatatatatatatatatatatataagggtatttttgtgaattaaagtttagcgggtacgggtatccacgggtacggatactgtgatacccgtacccgtcccattaacatgcgggtatcaaaaatacccatacccacAGGTAGCAGGtatctatttttaatacccattttctacccgttgcgggttttatccgcggataccaaCGGATAtggatatttttgacatccctagttactatagtgattaattattttttgtcattaaaattggtaattaatcaaagattttcttatagtgttgGGATGCATAGTATTTCCAATTCTATGTCCTCTTTCTTGATGTGCATGTcatttttgtttcctttaaaTAAGTGAGAGTATATAAGAAACAATATTATTTAGGTTAAATGATATATGTTCTATGAGGTGGATATCATTCCACTACTTTGTGTTCATATAGGGATAACAACATACTCTCTGGGAGTTAACATAACTTGCTcacacattattttattatggttTCTCGGATAGGTCTTAACACCAAGTCCACGAGGGTTTCCATTTTATTTACCACTCGATTTGTCATCATAATCTCTATGAGCTTCACCACTGTAACCAGCGATAAGACTGCTTCAACAATCACCACCTCCAAGTCCGCCTCCACAGTTACCTGGTCTGCCATTTCTTGATTCACCTCCACCGGGTTTATCACCTCCATGGTTGCCTCCATAATCACCGGGTCCACCACCAGGTTTATCACCTCCGTGGTCACCTCCATAATCATTGGATCCTCCGCCTGGTTTATCACCTCCATGATTGCCTCCATAGTCACCGGGTCCACCTCCAGCTCTATCACCTCCATGGTCGCGTCCATAATCACCAGGTCCACCAGGTTTATCACCTCCATGGTCACCTCCATAGCCACCGGGTCCTTCACCAGGTTTATCACTTCCATGGTTGCCTCCATAATCACCGGGTCCTCCACCTGGTTTATCACCTCCATGGTTGCCTCCATAATCACTGGATCCTCCGCTTGGTTTATCACCTTTATGGTTGCCCCCATAGTCACCGGGTCTTCCCCCATGTTTATTACCTCCATGGTTGCCTCCATAATCACTGGATCCTCCACTTGGTTTATCACCTCCATGGTCCCCTCCATAATCACCTTGTCCACCGCCAGGTTTATCGCCTCCATGGTTGCCTCCATAATCATTGTGTCCTCTGCTTTGTTTATCGCCTCCATGGTGGCCTCCATAATCACCACGTCCACCGCTAGGTCTATTTCCTTCATGGTCACCTCCAGAATCACCGTGTCCTTTGTGTGGTTTATCATTTCCATGGTTGCCTCCATAATCACCGTGTCCACCGTCAGGTCTATCACCTCCATGGTTGCCTCCATAATCACCGGATCCACCATCATGTCTATCACTTCCATGATTGCCTCCATTATCACCAGATCCATTGCTAGGTCTATCATCTCCATGGTTGTTTCCATAATCACCCGATCCTTCGCCTGGTTTTTCACCTCCATGGTTGCCTCCATAATCACCGGATCTTTCGCCTGGTTTATCATCTCCATGGTCCCCTCCGTAATAACCGTGTCCACCGTTAGGTTTATTGCCTCCATGGTTTCCTCCATAATCATCGTGTCCTCTGCTTGGTTTACCACCTCCATGGTTGCCTCCATAATCACCATGCCCACCGCCAGGTCTATTACCTTCATGGTCACCTCCATAATCATTGGCTCCTCTTCCTGGTTTATCACTTCCATGGTCACCTCCATAATCACTGTGTCCACCGCTAGTTCTATTACCTCCATGGTTGCCTCCATAATCACCCGATCCTCCGCCTGATTCACCTCCATGGTTTCCTCCATGATCACTTGATCCTCCACTTGATTCACCTCCATGGTTTCCTCCATTATCACCTCCATGATTGCCTCCATAATCACTGGATCCACCGCCAGGTCTATCACCTCCATGATTGCCTCCATAATCACCGAATCCACCGCCAGGTCTATCACCCCCATGGTCGCCTCCATAATCACCGGATCCACCACCATGTCTATCACCTCCATGATTGCCTCCATTATCACCAGATCCACCATCATGTCTATCACCTCCATGATTGTCTCCATTATCGCCAGATCCATTGCCAGACCTATCACCTCCATGGTTATCTCCATAATCACCAGATCCTCTACCTGATTGATCATTTCCATGGTCGCCTCCATTATCACCGGGTCCACCCTGAGAATGATCTCCTTGATGGCCGCCCCCATTATCACCTTGTCCATCCTGAGAAAGACTCGAGTTGAAGCAATTTAGTGTTGAACAGACCCCAAAAGCGCTTCCTATGCTTGGATTTCCTCCATGTTTGATATCATTGATGTCGTTTTTCTCTATAGCATTCAGTTACAAACACATGGAAGAACATGAGCAAATGTCACAATCACACATATATATTTCTAATGAAAGCAGTAACTATGATTGAGGAACAAGCCACGAGTTTTATCATGAGTTCAGTAAAGTTATTGAAAGCATAAATGCATGTAAAACTGACCCTTTGTAGAGGACATGGAAGGAGCCTGAGCAAGGATCCTAGCAGTCGCATGAGAGGGTATGAGAGAAGCCATGGCCAAGAGGCCTAGGATGAGTAAGGTTTCCTCAGAAACCATTTTTCAGAAATAAATGTTTGTGATgagattttgaattgaaaattagTGAGGAAGTGGCCGTATATATGGTAGTAGGAAGGAGGGAGATAGTTGGTGTTGAGCATTCATCTTGCCAATTTAgtctaaatataataaattcagTTTTCTCCTACTCAACGTTCTTTCTTCATAATTTTCTGAAGTAGCATTCATTTTTTTGATGCTTGTATGAACGTAATTCTGTAATGAAATAGTAAAATGTGGAACGAGTGCATATCTGCTGCAACTTGCTGCCATCACCATCGTTACAAGCATCAGAGGTTAACACGGAAAGTTAACATGGTTATACATAACAATtctaaaatattagtattttaattaaatttattttactttttaactcATAGtgctaatatatattattgtattattaaaaCAGTTGTTGAGTGGGTTTAATTTCGgatgatttaaaacaaatatctaCCAAATTTTATATGTGGGTGCTTATGTAAACACTTTTACTATACTTCTGAATAagatttgttattataataatttaaatttatggtgTGACTGATTCTCTATCACCAATTGCAAGTGCACTCATGTTGATCTAATATATTTTAGCAACCTAATTTATGCAGTATATCCCTCCACCAAGCTTCTGACTTGATCCTTCAAATCCCGAAACCTGTGTATTTTGCAATCCTTTCAAATTTGCAGTACTTGAAAggttgttttctttcttttgtttagtTGCAATGAATTTTCAACTTGCCAATTCagcatatataataaattcagGTCTCTCCAAAGTACAGCAAATTCGCATTTCTGATACCATACTCAACGTTCTTATTTTGGGGATGTAGCGGTTGAGTTTTGGAATAAATTATTGCATCTTTTATTTTTGGCTTAAATACATATTGatacaatttttgtaaattttgttcattttaatcctatttttttttatatattaaaaaagttctaatttttgtaaactGTGATTAATTGGGTCAATTTTTTAGACGTCGTTTAAATGGTTAACAAATAAAAGATGAATAATGACGGTCATGTGTCATTtcgtaatttcttttattttaatattatgtgtCATAATGTTACACATggacaacttttttaaaattaaaaaattcaaaaaattgaaagaaaaaaatacaaggTAACATGTGATTGCCGTTGTTCACCTTcagttaataatttaaataacatctctaaaaatgactaaattgaccataatttacaaaaaattatgacCTTTTTGAATATTTCAACAAAATGAAAACCAAAGTGAACAAAGTTTACGAAAATTTGaaccaataatatatttaaaccttttaattttatctcaGTTCTTCTATTCTTTATCGCGGTTTCTCATATGCAAAAACTCCTTTTACACTTAGGGTTGCAAAATAAACTATGACTCACAGACTAGTCTCTAATCTGCCAAAAATGAACGAGCCGGGTTAGAATTTTCAACCCTTCAATCCTTTACAGTCTGACTCACTTAATCCATCAAATTTACTAACAAAAGACGAATTAATTTTCTCGTGACTcgttttgtttgtaattttttattttaattaaaaattaaaattaaaataattaaaatgcttacattttatatattatatttttataaatatataatattttataatttaaattattaacacttacaaattaaattttaattataagttataatagaataatttaacatgtaaatataacaataattattataatttattcaattaaaatattaattaattaattaaaatcttagaaaatatttatataattaaatgtgttttaaatatttattatagaaaaaaataaaaaaagaacaatattttttattaatattagcGTTTAATTTAGAATCTAATTCACTAATTGCAAGTCCACTCATGTTGATGCAATGTATTTTAGCAACGTAATTTATGCAGTATCTCTCCACCAAGCTTCTGACTTTATCCTTCCAAATCCCGAAACCTCTGTATTTTGTAATCCTTTCATAATTGCAAaggttgttttctttttttgtttatagTAGCAATGAATTTTCAACTTGCCAATTCAGCCTATATAATAAATTCAGGTTTCTCCAAAGTACTGCAAATTCGCATTTCTGATACCATACTCAACGTTCTTCTTAATTTTGGGATGTAGCATTCATTGTTTACGTTGATTATGTGTGTGAATTAGATTCATGATAATAAAACGGTAGTTGTGTAGCCTGAAGTTGATTTTCTATGTATAGAACCAATGGTGATCTTCATTAGGGTTAAGAAATGTACcctgtgttttctttttcaaaaattaaaacaagaataaaatgttttagattaaaaaattattaaagaatgaTTAAGTCTTCTTTTATCAAAACTACTTCAGTTATCCTAAAAgaaattttgcataaaaaattgTTGGATCTATAAACAAGGTCAAATGAACGTGTTGGAGCTGAAAACAAATGCCAATTTATTAAGCaatattagaaattaaagaaaaaatatatacagtAGGTAAAACCGGTAATACATCAATATTTTTAGCGGATATATATATAGGCATGACATACGGATACTAACTACtcactattaattattaataaatttatttaaatgtttttctaaagtataagtattcaaaataaaattattaattaaaaaatattaatcataaaataatttttaaaaagttatgaataattgttaaaaagtTGACTTAACAtctattttttacttaaatttaaaattgagataattttataaaattatttttttgaaatttatattttgacaaaacttatttaaatttattttataaaaaaataaattaaattttttttaatattttattgaataatttaatttgaattgtttttaaaaattaatttttatctaaatttatatttgaaatatttatttttaaaaatttcatatatatatatatatatatatatatattcacgaaaatatatgaatacttacaagtaaaaaaaatagggttaaatatgtttttggtcccttaactttcagtaaattttggaattagtccattttgaaactttgtaccaatttagtccttcatctttcgaaatacgtggatttagtacttttaattaaatttttttaggtttatttgatattttatacacatttcaggattgtatttgagttgtttatactttttgacacatttttgttttaatgttaagtcaaatactattatgaaacgtgcttgaaatgtcaaataaacttaacaaaatttgattaaaaggactaaattcacgtatttcaaaagatgaaggactaaattggtccaaagtttcaaaatgaactaattccaaaattcactgaaaattaagagaccaaaaacatatttaacccaaaaaaataaaactcatgTATTTTTTCACGAATTCATCGCAAATAACAAAATGACTAACAAAATAAATTCTCTTAATCACATAGACGGTGACACACTATAAATACCTGACATTATTTATTCCCCTACCTCAATATGATAaagaaaaggttaaaatatttttttcctcaatttttttattaaaatattaaatagttttcaaatttttattagcCTTAATTAGATCCATAtctataaaaaatgtataatagtTATGTTCATTCCATATAATAGCATTAACTATGTGTCATATGTTAACTCatcattttcttattattttaatctttttaatttttttgtcatgtGTCACCTTTAGTATTGTGCTATGTGTCAAGTAGTATGAGATGATACATGTTAAGTTATTGattgttattttgattccattctaatctcaatttttttttaaaatttttaatttcattttctctaaattgagactaaatctatcttttatataaatgttataatgatattattattagaagtgatatttctattacataattttaacaatattaagtttatttaaatttatattttaccttaaattttattttaaaattttaaatatataaatcaataaatttgtatttcaaatatttgtataatattatatatcaataatttcaatataaatgttagatttggcttaaaaataacaattttataaattccaatgtaaaattttaaaataattttataacaagttaaattaaatatgtttaaaattttaaaacaaaatctaattaaaatttaatataaaatataaatttaaataaacttaatattgttaaaatatttaataaaaatataaatattaataaaaatataattataatatttatataaaagttaaatttagtcttaatttgaagggatgaaattgaaatattctaaaaaaatttggaacTGAAATagattcaaaataataaatataagaaccaAATTTAGATTGAGAAAATTTTTTGACAAGTGTCACCAAATaggcttgacacgtgacacaacgACACATAATGAcacatgacaaaaaaaattaaaattaaaaacttaattaattaattaaagtaataaaaaaacgaGAAgctaaattaaagaaattataagcCACTCATTCAACTTAAATTTCCAAACatcagttttataaaattataacttttttaaaaaatttgaacttgataatggtgataaaataattatggttaaattacccttttggtcactctatttgtcatgaaatttcattttggtcctcacgttttttgttgtcttaatttggtcctcattttcttaaaaatgactcaatttggtcctcaccgttaactttgaccagacggtgttaaagtcaatacTATGTAtcaatttctgatttttttgaatttttttaatattttttgaattttgtttttgaatttttttatatttttttttaatatttccatACACCACAAGGTCTCATTTATCTGCAtccataataattttaatttttaaaggtactcataaattttattttatattttagtattgAAAAAGATACGTACTAGATATATATTACAGGTCACACATTGGTGCTTACTTCTTTTTTTCCTGAGCATCCATATACAAAGATTAAAAGGTTTGATAGATTATGAACTTATTCAATCAACAATAATCAACTTGTTCAATTAAGCTTTGGCTTGCAATGTTCTATGATTAAcagaatataattatatgaattacCTATGTTTATAATGACAtcataattatagaaaaaagaCAAACAGAAGTAATAAAGTCCCAAACTACATGAAAAGAAATATCCATATATGAAAAGAAAGGTTAGAGGTAAACACAAGCCTCCTTCTTCTCCATCATGCCTCTCATGGAATATGAAGTACGTAGAACTGcacattatataaaatttatttggctgattaaagaaaaacaaaaaacaaaaaacatagaACTACACTATCTTATCTTATTTTTGTGAGTGAAGAAATCCTTAGATTGTGCAGCAACTTGTGCAATATCCACCAGCCCAAGCACAACAGCCATAAGGACAACGCAACCCTCCTCTATATCCTCTTTGACCAGGATACCCACCACCGTAGATGCCACCGCCGATGCCTCGGATGCCACCAATGCCTGGGATGCCACCGCCGCTGAGCCATGGGATGCCACCGCCACCGATGGCTGGGATGCCACCGCCACCGATGGCTGGGATGCCACCGCCGCCGATGGCTGGTATGCCACCGCCGCCGATGCCTGGGATGACACCGCCGTTGAAGCCTGGGATGACACCGCCGTTGAAGCCTGGGATGCTACCGATAATACCTGGGATGAAACCCAAAATATCAAGGCCTGGGATGCTGCCAACAGTGCCTGTAGTGCCACCAAAACCTATATTACGTATGTCTGGAATTTTAAGATCATCACCCGCTTCATTACTCTCTTTAACAAACTTCCCTGCAAGCATTAACTCCGAAGTCAACTAACCATGTATAACACACAAAAATTGGTGGTATGGATATACGATATTAGTTTTACGTATATAAAATATCtgacaatattttaattcaaaaattttaaaataatagtgttatggatgtttatttttgtagtgtaacTTTATTTATTCTATTCGATATAAGATTTTGACTCATTCTTGAATTATTCTCAAAACGAATTTcgaaaaatgatatatataactCACCCTCTTCGAAATCCCTAGCGGCCATCGCCACCTTTGGGGAAATAAAAACGAGCATGGGCAGCAGAGCTAGGATAGGTAATGCTATGTTGGTCTTGGAAGCCATGTTTGTGTTGATTAAGGATGAGAAAATGAGTGTGTATTATAAGAGAGGATGAGGAAGAAGTTGGCAGGCTCTTAATTGGCGCCGTAAAACGtagaaaatttcataattttgtagCCGACTTCCTGTTCATTTCCAGCTCAATATCTTGCTCCATTTTCAATGCTTATGTGCTTAGAAGTTATGGCTGTTGTGTGACACGGAAGTATAGCAATTATTGTGAGTGGCTACGTGTGTGTGCTATTTATCAAAACTATAAGTAGCCACCCCATGCTACTTTATACCGTAATATCACCTTTCCATAATTTAATCTAATGGGTCAAATTATATAtgcagttttaaaatttatatcggAGTcattgcaatttatttttcataaaatttcaaaattctaaCTGGTCTTTCAATTcgtaacaataaattttgaaaatagaaaaatgaaaaagagaaaaataaaaataaatatatatatat from Vigna unguiculata cultivar IT97K-499-35 chromosome 8, ASM411807v1, whole genome shotgun sequence encodes:
- the LOC114193561 gene encoding glycine-rich cell wall structural protein 1.8-like, giving the protein MVSEETLLILGLLAMASLIPSHATARILAQAPSMSSTKEKNDINDIKHGGNPSIGSAFGVCSTLNCFNSSLSQDGQGDNGGGHQGDHSQGGPGDNGGDHGNDQSGRGSGDYGDNHGGDRSGNGSGDNGDNHGGDRHDGGSGDNGGNHGGDRHGGGSGDYGGDHGGDRPGGGFGDYGGNHGGDRPGGGSSDYGGNHGGDNGGNHGGESSGGSSDHGGNHGGESGGGSGDYGGNHGGNRTSGGHSDYGGDHGSDKPGRGANDYGGDHEGNRPGGGHGDYGGNHGGGKPSRGHDDYGGNHGGNKPNGGHGYYGGDHGDDKPGERSGDYGGNHGGEKPGEGSGDYGNNHGDDRPSNGSGDNGGNHGSDRHDGGSGDYGGNHGGDRPDGGHGDYGGNHGNDKPHKGHGDSGGDHEGNRPSGGRGDYGGHHGGDKQSRGHNDYGGNHGGDKPGGGQGDYGGDHGGDKPSGGSSDYGGNHGGNKHGGRPGDYGGNHKGDKPSGGSSDYGGNHGGDKPGGGPGDYGGNHGSDKPGEGPGGYGGDHGGDKPGGPGDYGRDHGGDRAGGGPGDYGGNHGGDKPGGGSNDYGGDHGGDKPGGGPGDYGGNHGGDKPGGGESRNGRPGNCGGGLGGGDC
- the LOC114195487 gene encoding acanthoscurrin-2-like, which encodes MASKTNIALPILALLPMLVFISPKVAMAARDFEEGKFVKESNEAGDDLKIPDIRNIGFGGTTGTVGSIPGLDILGFIPGIIGSIPGFNGGVIPGFNGGVIPGIGGGGIPAIGGGGIPAIGGGGIPAIGGGGIPWLSGGGIPGIGGIRGIGGGIYGGGYPGQRGYRGGLRCPYGCCAWAGGYCTSCCTI